The Arachis ipaensis cultivar K30076 chromosome B05, Araip1.1, whole genome shotgun sequence nucleotide sequence TCCAATGATAATCGCTTAATTGGTGTAATAGCATTTTCCAACTCTTCGGATTCATCATTGGTCACAACTTTATTGGAGAATTCAAGCAACAAATTATGTACAAAATACCACGTTAAATTAAAGACTTCTTTCTAACCTTTGATTTtatctcaataatattttttgaataaaattaagaTCTAATTTTAAgagaacaaacaaacaaaaaatttattttttgaacaaATACCTTAGTACCTTCTACTTTCTCTTTTTCAATGATTAAGGATGCCTTTGAAATTGGAAGCAAACTACCGGTGTAGTCAACatcctaaaattataattaattattaattattatttataaattagataCTACTAATGACCAAAGAAGCAAAAAATAAACTGATTTTTAATAGAAAGTACACTTATAATTAAACTCACAATTTGAATATGGTGAGTCtctttgaatttatttatgaggTCCATGTTATCAGCCATCTTTTTAACTTTATAAGAAGGTGAAAAATGTGATTATCAGATATTTGAACTTCAACGATGAAGAAAAATGTCTTATCAATTAGGTTGAGTAAAAGTGTAGGTGTATCTGATAGATCTCCTTTCTGCAGGATAttacataatatattaataataaataatataaaaattaccattaaaaatatcttcactaatgtttttagaaataaatattggTTAGAACTTACCAATAAGAGTGGATCAAGTATCTCTACACAGCTCTTTCCCAAAACTTGTTTTGCCTCTTTGTCAAAGACTACGAAACATGCACAGTCAGAATCATCAATGACACCAAGCTTTATTCGGTACCtgcttaaaaaaaaataacataaaaaaagttAAATATATGCTTATTCAATATTTAATCCAATATGCATagactttaatttaaaaaaataaataaataaccttgGAGTTATGGATAAATGGAGACGGCCACAACTTGAACATTTGAAAGTTTTTGTAAAAACATATGTGGACCTGTTGCATTCACATTGGCCGTACCACCAGTCTGGAGTATCCATAATATGACTTATAGTAGCCAAGACAACACAAACAAcattctgaaaaaaaaaacttaatgaTTTAAATTCTCTGAATTTGGTGAGTTTTTAAATCTAAAAGATATACCTAAATAAATAAGatgaataaacaaaaataatttatgtacaatgaattttcattattttttctcaACTTTTTCTCAAAAAAGGAAACTACCGTATCTAATTTTTTTAACTGTTCAATGGTTTTGCCttgataaatttttaagaatgcaACCTCATTTGGAATTCCGCTGATGTTATCCCTAGGTTCTTCAAATCTTAcaaaactagataaataaaataaaaaaaaattatgttagaTAACACACACATAATATGAaactaaagaattaaaaaaaatatatacccaCCTATTTTTAAATTAGATGACATTTGCATCTTCAAGATTGAAGAACATCTTTGTACCATACATGAAATTTTGTAAAACAATATTtcctgaaaaaaattaatttaatacaaAGTGAGtaaaaattcatataaaaaatgaGTAAAAGCTCACATAAAAATATATTGTTAAAAAATTATGGATAAATATTACTCTTATATAACTTTACTCTAACAAATTGTAAGTGGACAACAGCTCCATCCTTATTATCGGATCCCAAAAAAGCATTTAATTCATGTGTATAGTTGCCAAAAAATGTACACTCTGTTATTTTTCTATATCAAATAGAATGCTTaatgttaaatatattttttataacaaaattatcaataaaataaataaatttataaataaattatacttttttctaaaataatgaATTTACCAACTAAATAGGTGCAATCGTACCCAAGAGCATTGAGAGTGTCAAAACTCACAAACTTAAATTTATATCGTAGGATACTTGACGATTTTGGAAGTCTGTGCACATCGGTACTTGGTTTAAATTAACCACATaattgataaacaaaaatcaaagaacgATTAGATGGGAATagacaaataaatttaaaatataaataatataaatttaaaataaaatagaaaaatattagtaGAAAACTTACGTCTTCATCGAGTCAAACCATCTCAATTGAGTATGGCAATGGAGAATTTCTGTAACTTGGTAGTGTCCATAACTGTATCACTCGTATACGTACACACAAATTATCGATTGTAGGATTGATGTCTGTAATTTTGTGAATACCAGCCATTGGAAATTTGGAATAAGTAGAGAGATTTTTTATATATGTAAAGAAAGGAATTGATGTACTTTAAATTATGGTGCTATACATATCTCATAACTTATACTTTTATAGTTGACTCataactaaaattttttaaatttaattgactttaatttaaatttaaataaaatttacagacaaaataaataaatatattaacatttttaaaactctaaattaacataaatatttatagtaataaaaataataatttataatttataaatataattataaaaatttctaGTGACGACATGTAAGCAAATAAACTCCCAAACTCAACGTATGAGCGCCACGTCAGCATATGAGTTCCCCATTTATATTACTATAAAGATTCATAACTAAAATTTTTTTCGGTTGATATCATTATCAGCAACAAAACTAGAGCTAAATTGAAAAGAAATGGATATCTATGTATTTAGATCTTACTTTTCATTTCAACTGTTATTTGTtactaattaatattattatatttcaaaatttaaattactaATAaatcttattattcaataactatTAACtatgtaataaaaaatatatacaataatataactacaaaataaaatataaaataattgaatgaattaaaaaatataaaaaaataaaaaaatatttaattaaataaaaaaatttaaagaatgNNNNNNNNNNNNNNNNNNNNNNNNNNNcaataaaataaaatgcaaaataaGTGAATggattacaaaaatataaaaagataaaaataaatatttaattaaataaaaaaaaattaaagaatgaaATTAAGAAGTCTTATTAAAAAATAGAGAATCAGAAACGAACAagagaagaaaattaaaattttagagagCATAAAAAAATGACGCTTTTGGTATCTAGATTTAAAATtatgaaaacataaataaattaaaaaaaattgaagtggggttaaatttatttattgagcggggacaaataaatttttatccTATAtatgtcacaatccaaaatgaGCCATGGCTGGCGCTCAGGAAAAAGAGTTCTCTAGCAAACCTAACAGATTCgaatataagataaataaaaaggtttacaaataatttttgataaatttacaatttctaaaatgaataattacataatttaacaaaaataaaataataaatataaatagattctgtctgtgacatatggagcaaaTGACGTCTAAGAACTCAGAACTCAACAAGGAATAGAACCcattgcagatcattactcttgaatagaaaggctcacataatcaaatacttattcctgaaaaatatttttttaaaaaaggggtGAATTTTgtaactcagtgactagacagtacatctataattcacatgagaccatctaaacattattatgaaaataattttagttagaaaataataatttatatgaataagtgaatcaataagggaattctcataaagaaatcaaatcaaatagtccACACTTGGACGGTTCCAACTCTAAGGGTAGTCCTTTCCTCTAATGTGCCCGTACGGAATAACAGATCCAacatgtggcctacacgttaggctagcaacacccctcCTAGTTGGAGTCTgacttagatgcatctaagttaacgtcataaccgtcgttaactacggttttctaatacgagcctcccaaaccaattcaaaacatatgctTTTAAATACAACAAATATTTGctctttcaaatatataaggtatcgaatcaaatcaaatcagatGATACTTTCTCATcagaaatctttttcaatcataagAGATTTCAAATATATTTCACAATCTTTAAAGTAAGTGAATACCAACGAGGCAACGATTACTTCAATGCTTCAAAAGCAgattttcaagtaaaatcaaacattttaaaataatacaaaatttcataaaaaatatatatagtctcaaaaacagatattcaaataaaatcaaaCATTTTAGAATAATACAAAACTTCcttaaaaatatatatagtctcatgtataATTCCAAAAGTATAAACTTCATAAAAACGAATTATTTAATTCTAAaaaatcaattattctaatccATTTAAAATTATTCAAGGCAAATATAGTGAGTATAATTCAAAAATCATAATTGatatatatcaaaataattatagatgcacaatcaactaattataaatgtaaagtctACTCACAGCTTAGTCTCAAGGGACTGAAGATACCAAATTCGGAATACCAAACTAAAGGGTAGGAAAGAGCGCAAAATTTGGACGGAGGCAGCCGCGGCTCCAATAGACAAGCAATACAGCGAACAGAGGCGCAACAGAACAGAAGTGACGAACGGCTAAAAGCAGAGCAACGATGACAACATCAACAACTGTGGTAAAACAATAGTGAAAACGAAAACAAAACAGAACAACCACTAACCAGGCTAGAACTGTGGAAACAGAACTGACAGAGGTGTGAAACGCTTCCTACGACGTTTTCAAAGGGTAAGGATAATGGCGGAAGCAGTGGAGGAAGAATGGAAGATAGAGCACGGCGGGATAGGACAGCAGCTTTCTGACGAGTTCTTCTCCGGCGGCAACACAGCAGCTCAGCGACGAGCTCCTTCAGTGACGACGGCAACCACCGCGATGAAAGAGCCTAGCAGCGGAAACGACACAAATGtccaacacaagaacaatatggaagcactcacaacacaatatggcagcaactataacaagcaaatatagcaagtaaagcaataataagaacacaccgagattttaacgtggaaaaccccctcaaggtgagaggtaaaaaccacgagtcgtccagaccaatgaaatagctccactataatcaaatgaggtacaagagagtctcaaacaaagcacaaaaatgtgcatatataaccagccaaaacatcaaagcaccaaagctcacaaatgaaaaagcaagaagatgaaatatacccaaaaaacAGAGCTATtgtcgaagccaatttctccctctgtagacctccaattaaaatctccaccgtccagaatgaagaacaagatgtgaagaatctacagttcaaatttcacgtcgatccaacggtgaaagaatgagaaactgcCGTTCCAAAattgctgctctgtgtaaaaacgggaaacctaatttctctcttgcgaagccaatttctctcactgcaaatctccaatcaacatctccaccgaccagaatgaagaacaagatgataaGAACATGCAGTCTAAATTTCaagccgatccaacggtgaacaacTGAGAAACTGAcatttgaaatttactgcttTGGGCAAAAACGGGAATTTTGTTTTTCCCCTTCTCTCTCACTTGGTGGctactctctctcactctcaatgACCCCAAAAATCTGAACTAGGGTTTTGGCACAATGGGTGCAAGAGACACCCTCAAAATGTTGAGCTTGGGCCtcacaaaagagagaaaaacCCAACACGCGACAGCCCCAACAGCGACGGCAGCGTCACTGCTCTCTCTCTCTGCTCGATCTCTCTTTCCTCTGGTGTGCAACGGCGGCTTGGCGAGTTCGGCGGTGACGCGGCAGAGCGTGGTGGCGGCGAAGCAGCAGCAAGGCGGCGACGGCTACCCGACGGCGACTTGGCAAGCGCGGCGACGGCGGCGACGAGGCCCACCAGCGCCGCTGCATCTTCTCCCTTCTCTCTGTCTCGGATATCACTCTCAGATCTCCCTCTCTTCTCATGTCAACAGCGGCGACGACGGTGGCGGTAACACCCACCGCGCCGCCTCCCACTTCTCTTTTCCCTCCACCGGTCTTCCTTCCCCTCTGCTCTCCCCCTTTCCTTCTTcccctcttcctttctttttttttgtctttcaTTCCCAGCTGCTGTTGTGTGGTGTGTGTGTTGCTGAAAAAGAAAGGGGACTAGGGTTTCTTTGGGGTAAAAGGATAATTAGGTGTTAATTAGGGTTAGAATTTGGTAAAAGAAATAAGGGTAGTATAGAAATTTTGATATAATTGGAGGGTTGGAtagtaataaaagaaatcaaatgtaaaaggttttaaaaaaaatcagGACATTACAATATAATACATAGAACTTTATAAAATTTCAATGGGGGCACTTGTCCCCACACCCTCCCATGTAAATCCGTCCGTGGACATGTTAATCATTTCTCCTACTTCACATTTCTCATACTTCAATATATTTTATGCAATACCAGTTCATTATTTTTCTCTGTACTCTTCATAAATTTGTCTAATGTATACATATGTATTTTAATTAGTTCATGATTTTAATATTGCATTGAAAGGGGACTAGCACCGTTGAGATTATATATCTGGAATTTCCTTCCTCAAAAATGGATGAAAATGGTGATCcatcgaaaaagaagaaaaataaagttgTACAAGTGGAATGGGATGGACTAGCTTTTAAGGATATGGTAAATCTGAAGACACTTATCATAAAAAATGGTTCTTTTTCCAAAGGTCCCAAATATCTTCCAAACAATTTAAAAGTATTGGATTGGAGGAGGTATCCATTGAAGGGTTTTCCAGATGATTTTCAACCAAAGCACCTCTGCATGCTCAAGTTACCCGAATATCCTTTTAAGTCATGCAACTTGCTTAGTGTTCATCCAAAGAAGCTCTCTATACCCAAGTTATCCTATTATCTCTTTAAGAAGTCATACAAGTTGGATAGCTTATCCAAGGCAAGTATACTAAATTCATTTTTTCGATTTTGTATGTTTAGTAAATTCACATGgttatttgtttctttttttttttttcctgtcTTGATGTTTTTCTTCTTTCAGAACTTGGCCTCCTTgaatgttttgaattttgaaaacagTGAATATTTGAAAGAGATACCTGATGTGTCCGGTCTTCtaactttaaaaaaattatcattcAGTGGTTGTAAGAATTTGATTAGAGTTCACAATTCAGTTGGTATCCTCAATAATCTCAAAGTCTTGAAAGCTGAAGATTGCGAGAGTCTTGGGACTTTTCCATCTATCAATTTGCCCTCACTTGAAATACTTATGTTGTCTGGTTGCAATAGACTTGCGAAATTCCCAGAAATACTAGGAAAGATGGAAAAGGTAGAAATGCTTCGTTTGTGTGGCACTAACATAAAAGATTTGCCATCGTCATTTCAAAACCTTTGTGAATTGTCCTATTTGATTCTGAGTGGCAATACCTTTCATAGGATACCAAGAGTGATTGTGGATATGCCAAAACTGTCTACATTATATATTAATGTAGAAGCCCATAAATATAAGACTTGGGAATCACGCAACAAGTTGGAAGAGGGGGTTGAAGGAACACTCAGCTCTTCAAATGTGATTAATCTTACTCTCAATAACTATATGCTGTCAGATAACTTTTTTCCACTGGCACTTGCATGGTTTCGCAATGTGAAAACATTAGACCTGACTCGCAACAGGTTCACAATCCTTCCCGAATGCATCCAAGATTTTTGCTTTCTAAGCTCCCTCAAAGTTGATGCATGCAAGAAGCTAGTTAAGATTGCAGGAATTCCACCAAATTTGAAACAATTCTCGGCATTAGACTGCATCAACTTGACTAAGGAGGAGGCCACAAGCGTGTTACTCAATCaggtttctttttatttttatttttttaaattattagattAATAATACTGTTATAGTGTATGCTAACTACTACCTACGAAATATTAATGACTCACAGGAACTGCACGAGAATGGAAGAACCGAGTTCGCATTGCCAGGAACAACGATTCCAGCATGGTTTGAAGAGCAGGGAAAGGGAGATTCTATTTCATTCTGGTTTCGTGGTGAGTTCCCTTCGAATGCACTTTACTTTGCAATTCTACTGCGGAATAGGCAACACCGTGCAACTCGTATAACAACCATGGTGAGCATCAATGGCAAGAAAGTTTCCCGTGGAGGTGGGAGAACCCAAATGCAGGACCTATTTATTTTTGATCTGTCCGTGACAAATAAAACGTATCATTTGGATGGAATATGCTTTGAAAATAAATGGAATCATGCGAATGTTTCATTTGAACTTGAAATTGGGGGCGGCACAATGGCGTTTGGAATGCATATATTGAAGCAAGAGAGTAGTAGCATCATCAAAGATATTCAATTCACTAATCCTTGCATAAAGAATGAAGACGATGAAGCTCTCCATGGTATTGACAGCATTGACGTTCGTCTAAGGTAAAATTACTCTCGGTCTTGTCTTAGGGAAGAACAGAGGAGAGAAAAGCCGTTGTTCAATAGAAAACttgagaaatatgaattttattttctttcaactAAAGTGATTGATCTAAACTGTTACGACCAGCTTAATCAGCTTATATAGTTATTTACAAGCATGTGTTGAATGAATGCATGTGATGAGTGTAAATGATCCTGTTAAAATCAGTTTTATTGCCAAAACAGAATCGGTTGCTTCATTGCTAAGTTACAGCGTCATTAGCAATGCTTGACAGTAATCTTTTCTTAACGAAGTGCCAGTGTATATGACATGAGTTTTTGACTCCAATTAGTCCCAGCTTAATTCAATAAATAGAACCTTAACCCCTAAATTTATCTCGTGacatccttcttctcttctctccaggCTACAACCAGGTTCAGCAACTAGCCAACCAGCTTCGCAGAATCCTCTTGGGCATAGTGGAGACGCATCACATTCAAAAGGGAACTGGGCAGTGCCACAATTCAGGGGAGGCACTGTTTTTGCTAGGAGGAACATAAAAATGATGTTGTGTGTGATGTTTTGTACAATGTTAAGCATTGTAGTGTGTGGTTTGGGTATGTGGTTAGGAAAGAATTAGGGTGGTGTGAGTTTAGGAGCAAAGAATGAAACAATTAAGCCCTACTTC carries:
- the LOC107641393 gene encoding TMV resistance protein N, with protein sequence MDENGDPSKKKKNKVVQVEWDGLAFKDMVNLKTLIIKNGSFSKGPKYLPNNLKVLDWRRYPLKGFPDDFQPKHLCMLKLPEYPFKSCNLLSVHPKKLSIPKLSYYLFKKSYKLDSLSKASILNSFFRFCMFSKFTWLFVSFFFFPVLMFFFFQNLASLNVLNFENSEYLKEIPDVSGLLTLKKLSFSGCKNLIRVHNSVGILNNLKVLKAEDCESLGTFPSINLPSLEILMLSGCNRLAKFPEILGKMEKVEMLRLCGTNIKDLPSSFQNLCELSYLILSGNTFHRIPRVIVDMPKLSTLYINVEAHKYKTWESRNKLEEGVEGTLSSSNVINLTLNNYMLSDNFFPLALAWFRNVKTLDLTRNRFTILPECIQDFCFLSSLKVDACKKLVKIAGIPPNLKQFSALDCINLTKEEATSVLLNQELHENGRTEFALPGTTIPAWFEEQGKGDSISFWFRGEFPSNALYFAILLRNRQHRATRITTMVSINGKKVSRGGGRTQMQDLFIFDLSVTNKTYHLDGICFENKWNHANVSFELEIGGGTMAFGMHILKQESSSIIKDIQFTNPCIKNEDDEALHGIDSIDVRLRLQPGSATSQPASQNPLGHSGDASHSKGNWAVPQFRGGTVFARRNIKMMLCVMFCTMLSIVVCGLGMWLGKN
- the LOC107641392 gene encoding uncharacterized protein LOC107641392, yielding MDTPDWWYGQCECNRSTYVFTKTFKCSSCGRLHLSITPRYRIKLGVIDDSDCACFVVFDKEAKQVLGKSCVEILDPLLLKGDLSDTPTLLLNLIDKTFFFIVEVQISDNHIFHLLIKLKRWLITWTS